A single window of Aspergillus oryzae RIB40 DNA, chromosome 8 DNA harbors:
- a CDS encoding uncharacterized protein (predicted protein): MPAHDSKIKRGRNGWEYKVTLNANFDANSIIQPYRVQKFIAGGDKAHGSDITTGNVIFSWMGANGGVASHTDKVDAVRSTYQLPYPIPRDHRGHTFKVHSIRFHDIHVEADDCVWKGREDDVEWTCYFG; this comes from the exons ATGCCTGCACATGACAGCAAAATAAAGCGGGGTCGCAATGGCTGGGAGTACAAAGTTACCCTGAATGCGAACTTCGATGCAAACTCTAT TATTCAGCCGTATCGCGTGCAGAAATTCATAGCTGGCGGCGATAAGGCGCATGGCAGTGATATCACCACTGGCAATGTCATATTCTCCTGGATGGGTGCCAATGGTGGCGTGGCTTCACACACAGACAAAGTTGACGCGGTTAGAAGCACCTACCAGCTTCCTTATCCAATTCCGCGCGACCATCGTGGACACACATTTAAAGTGCATTCTATCAGATTCCACGACATACACGTTGAAGCAGACGATTGTGtctggaagggaagagaggatgatgttgagtGGACATGCTACTTTGGCTAG
- a CDS encoding uncharacterized protein (predicted protein) has product MPAAAMDALGAFSHLTDNLPTWINRMSDLATHTAAKHAEYAEAYKKLAVTPGKPRRRKNSSVCSIRTDELRNAVTQSPPPAEAPTQRDPETPQPASQDLSTPNPNPRKRGTDEAPSLASEENPFVSTRYNLVIHYDGETQKSLEEMVRIIGTARNNIRRGKMSQMGAMRSSALNKPTRMNSPPLPPPGVAADAQLLSQIRSTRNRGPPPQARVMAKNSPFEMADRQLELAHSMCETAAYQFLRTGDCSEELQGVLDKFKALLELATGEVRRLTEEQERERAAKEKEAPQVESVQLTVSPASNKGPSSDVGAIEVDDGTESEESIDLSAFRARRMMMRA; this is encoded by the coding sequence ATGCCCGCCGCTGCAATGGACGCCCTGGGAGCCTTCTCCCACCTCACCGATAATTTACCCACATGGATAAACCGTATGTCTGATCTGGCTACCCACACCGCCGCCAAACATGCCGAATATGCCGAGGCGTACAAGAAGCTCGCCGTCACACCGGGGAAACCGCGTCGTCGCAAGAACAGCTCCGTGTGCTCCATCCGGACCGACGAGTTGCGGAATGCCGTCACACAATCGCCGCCCCCCGCAGAAGCACCGACCCAAAGAGACCCCGAGACCCCCCAACCCGCCTCCCAGGACCTGTCGACCCCGAACCCTAACCCGCGAAAGCGTGGCACGGACGAAGCCCCGTCCTTAGCCTCCGAGGAGAACCCCTTTGTCAGTACGCGATACAACCTAGTCATCCATTACGACGGGGAGACGCAGAAGTCGCTGGAGGAAATGGTGCGGATTATCGGGACAGCCAGAAACAACATTCGGAGGGGAAAGATGTCCCAGATGGGAGCGATGCGTAGTAGTGCTCTTAACAAACCCACCCGGATGAACAGCCCGCCGCTCCCTCCTCCCGGGGTTGCAGCTGACGCCCAGTTACTGTCCCAGATCCGCAGCACCCGGAATCGTGGACCTCCGCCGCAGGCCCGCGTGATGGCAAAGAACTCCCCGTTTGAGATGGCGGATAGACAGCTGGAGTTGGCTCATAGTATGTGTGAGACTGCGGCTTACCAGTTCCTCCGCACAGGTGACTGCTCGGAAGAATTACAGGGGGTGCTGGATAAATTCAAGGCGCTCCTCGAACTGGCCACGGGTGAAGTGCGACGTCTCACCGAGGAACAGGAAAGAGAACGTGCtgcgaaggagaaagaggctcCGCAAGTGGAATCTGTACAGTTGACGGTCAGCCCCGCGAGCAACAAGGGACCGTCATCAGATGTTGGGGCGATCGAGGTGGACGACGGGACTGAATCCGAAGAATCCATCGACCTATCTGCTTTCCGAGCCCGAcgaatgatgatgagggcTTAG
- a CDS encoding HNH endonuclease signature motif containing protein (predicted protein), producing MTASHIFPYKHGQATMDAIFGRVRPAELFSSRNGLMLNSIIEKHFDSGVMVIVPSLPERPTDTMLSKWVGQEVREYKLRIIDNTWQHLDRVINKDGLTWRKLDNRVLQFRGNYRPAARYSYFHYCVQVLRRAWKLGPGQKTVFHLTDEFGKPFWGTPGRYIAKNMLRALIEELGHEYDNLLEGATLLSRGDDDLLLNTAVAQIAPIEEADVEDTDEEDFDDYD from the coding sequence ATGACAGCTAGTCATATATTCCCCTATAAACATGGGCAGGCGACTATGGATGCGATTTTTGGAAGGGTCCGGCCGGCCGAGCTTTTCTCTTCGAGGAATGGGTTAATGCTGAACTCAATTATTGAGAAGCATTTCGATTCCGGGGTCATGGTGATCGTCCCTAGTCTCCCGGAAAGACCCACCGACACCATGCTATCGAAGTGGGTAGGGCAAGAGGTCCGCGAGTACAAACTGCGGATCATTGATAACACATGGCAACACCTAGATAGAGTTATCAATAAGGATGGCCTCACCTGGAGGAAGCTGGATAACCGAGTCTTGCAGTTTAGGGGAAATTACCGGCCCGCAGCACGCTACTCATATTTTCACTACTGCGTGCAGGTCTTAAGACGCGCATGGAAACTTGGCCCTGGCCAAAAAACTGTATTCCATCTCACTGACGAGTTTGGAAAGCCCTTTTGGGGCACACCAGGGCGTTACATTGCCAAGAATATGCTGAGGGCATTGATTGAAGAATTAGGGCACGAATATGATAACCTGCTAGAGGGCGCAACTCTGTTAAGCAGAGGTGATGACGACCTACTCCTTAATACAGCCGTGGCTCAAATTGCTCCTATTGAGGAGgcagatgttgaagatacggatgaagaggattTCGATGATTACGACTAG
- a CDS encoding uncharacterized protein (predicted protein), whose protein sequence is MRPKPNNVHSLLLSGQSPRANSFPEACTAIGFSELCLLDLELMHHFTTNTCMMGPHVLDPSVFRDESPRLGLRYPYLLHQLLALSAFHCAYLRTELREKYLFHGSKHQAHAIAGMRLALTGKMTEETSFALFMTSALLMTSSFASHLKYPHNEAKPPLAGMLEIMALVRGLSAIKTTTHAELQFNVLDKLKHHSGSPPCWKALDLFKTQLTILQSRISNLTNIDNAILALLNKGAQSMLDCAAMPATTMTGELHVVFTWLSILPGDFFNLMQAQHPGAMVVLLYYVVALQEVETQCWVLEGWSAQLTSNIVDILFPPWTGLAQWAMSMNLDCQSTESRQLSYADAPS, encoded by the exons ATGCGCCCCAAGCCTAATAATGtccacagcctccttctGAGCGGACAATCGCCTAGAGCAAACTCTTTTCCAGAAGCGTGCACTGCAATTGGGTTTTCTGAATTGTGTCTATTGGATCTGGAGCTCATGCATCACTTCACGACTAATACATGCATGATGGGCCCCCACGTGTTGGATCCGTCTGTATTCAGGGACGAGTCGCCACGTCTTGGCCTCCGGTACCCGTACCTTCTACATCAGCTCCTCGCCCTGTCGGCATTCCATTGTGCCTATCTACGGACAGAATTGCGCGAGAAGTACCTGTTTCACGGCTCAAAGCACCAAGCTCATGCCATCGCCGGCATGCGATTAGCCCTTACAGGAAAGATGACCGAGGAGACCAGTTTCGCCCTGTTCATGACCTCAGCTCTGCTCATGACAAGCAGCTTTGCTTCACATCTGAAGTATCCACACAACGAGGCGAAGCCGCCGCTGGCAGGAATGCTCGAAATAATGGCGCTAGTACGAGGGTTGTCCGCAATCAAGACTACCACCCATGCCGAATTGCAGTTCAATGTCTTGGATAAGCTAAAACATCACAGCGGCTCTCCGCCCTGCTGGAAAGCACTCGATCTATTCAAGACGCAGCTTACTATCCTTCAGTCTCGAATTTCTAATCTGACTAATATCGATAATGCCATCTTGGCTCTATTAAACAAAGGTGCACAGTCGATGCTAGACTGCGCAGCAATGCCGGCCACTACGATGACGGGCGAGCTACACGTTGTGTTCACGTGGCTGAGCATACTGCCTGGGGACTTTTTTAATTTGATGCAGGCGCAGCACCCCGGGGCGATGGTGGTGCTACTGTATTATGTAGTCGCGCTGCAGGAAGTTGAGACGCAATGCTGGGTGTTAGAAGGCTGGAGCGCGCAGCTAACATCGAATATCGTGGATATACTCTTCCCACCTTGGACTGGGCTGGCACAATGGGCTATGA GCATGAACTTAGATTGTCAAAGCACAGAATCCCGCCAGCTCAGCTATGCTGATGCCCCCTCTTGA
- a CDS encoding RTA1 domain-containing protein (predicted protein), with translation MAPPLCDPENYKDATFAFYRFAPSVEANIIFTKIWYLWPLVVGGACEAVGYIGRVLNALEDEGCWNIGPYVIQNTLILLGPAFMAASIYMILGRIILLTAGEHHALVKRKRLTKTFVWGDVVSLCTQSTSGSIMAAPDLWQIGEKVIIAGLFVQLFIFSCFLVIAINYHYRLAKSPTPESNNPSIRWKWYLFTLYLTGGLVLVRSVFRVVEFIEGNHGPIMRSEAYVFIFDGFLMVLVLLWMNWFHPGEIGLLLRNEVPITNGLQLMKIRQGRKRCNTMESLNSKLPLIGRSNGVGHKAV, from the exons ATGGCACCACCTCTTTGTGATCCTGAAAACTACAAAGATGCCACCTTTGCCTTCTACCGCTTCGCCCCGTCTGTCGAGGCGAATATTATATTT ACGAAAATATGGTATCTCTGGCCACTTGTCGTAGGCGGTGCAT GCGAAGCGGTTGGATACATCGGAAGAGTCCTGAATGCACTCGAAGACGAGGGCTGCTGGAATATTGGACCATATGTCATCCAGAATACACTGATTCTCCTCGGACCAGCATTTATGGCTGCATCCATCTATATGATTCTCGGTCGCATTATCCTGCTCACTGCCGGGGAGCACCATGCCCTAGTCAAGCGAAAGAGGCTTACCAAAACCTTTGTTTGGGGTGATGTGGTTTCGCTCTGCACACAGTCCACAA GTGGCAGCATCATGGCCGCTCCAGATCTCTGGCAAATAGGCGAAAAGGTCATCATTGCTGGTCTTTTCGTCCAGctttttatcttctcttGCTTCCTTGTTATTGCTATTAATTATCATTATCGTCTGGCCAAATCGCCAACACCCGAATCGAACAATCCTAGCATTCGATGGAAGTGGTACTTATTTACCCTATACCTGACTGGAGGTTTGGTCCTCGTCAGAAGTGTCTTCCGGGTTGTTGAGTTTATTGAAGGCAATCATGGTCCTATCATGCGAAGCGAGGCCTATGTCTTTATTTTCGACGGCTTTTTGATGGTCCTAGTGCTTCTCTGGATGAACTGGTTCCATCCTGGCGAGATTGGCCTATTGCTCCGTAACGAGGTGCCTATCACAAACGGACTTcagttgatgaagatacGTCAGGGGCGAAAACGATGCAACACGATGGAAAGCCTGAACTCGAAACTTCCCCTAATTGGCCGGTCGAATGGAGTTGGGCACAAGGCAGTTTAA